acacacacacacacacacactccccacacacagacacatggtAAATGGTACACATTCGTCAAGCACGTATCACACATTCAAAAGTTCAGTGTCACACACATTCAGTTACACAAAGAAACACACCAGAAGATCCAAACAGACCCCCTTCATGtgaacacacatgcatgcacacacacacacacacacacacacacacacacacacacacacacccctgtcaGTCAGAAGGGTAGTTTTCCCCTGAGCTTTTCCTGCTCCTTTCTGGTACAGGGTTCAGAcgcaaaaagaaacagagaggatGGGGCTGCCCACCCCTACCTCAGGCCCCAGCCTAGCTTGATCTCACAAGGAAAGGGAGCAAGGATAGTATGGTCTGAGAAAGGGGGACCCCAGCCCCTCCAGAATATATCTTCTTGTAAAGGTCTTGGCCCAAGAAATCgctatcaaattttttttttttacaaaacaaccccccccaaaaattcctttttctttaaaacccCCAACCAAGAAAAGCCTGTAGCCAGTCTGGTATTGCCAGAGCAAGGGGAACACAGTTAGCCCCCAGATCACATGCTCTCCCCCTTGACTCTCAGGTGGCTTCCTGTTGCAGGCTCCACTCACTGCTGGGGGGACTTTGCTTCAGCAGGAGGAGAGGACGGACAGATGTGAACATGCTCAGccctggggaaagggaggggagggtatAAGGTCTCCCTCCAGAGCAGAAGAGCCACCTCCCTCCAACTCCAGAGCCTCACCTAGGTTGGCATCACCAATCCCAAGCCCCACCCCGCTCCCACGGGGTACCTGTGAGACCTCAGCCTTATCTTCCCACGTTGCTTAGGCCAGATACTGAGGGGGCCCTAACATTCAGGTTTTCATAGATGCAGGTGGAATCCTCGCTCATCCTGGTGGGGAAGAAAGTTGGGTCTCAGACCCAAGGTAGGGAGATGCTTTTGGGCAGACCTGGAGGCTAGTAGCAACCCCTTTCAGCTCCCACCCAAATCACCAAGTCTATTTTCCTAAGTCTGTTTTCTGGGTTCCTACCGGCCATCCCCTATCAAGTCTCCCCAAGAGACACTTAGCtcttggggggtgggaggtgggttCACTCAGAAGCCCAGGGCTACCCAATAGGGCCCATGGTCATCTGCTGCCCCCTGGTGGGAACCTTGGCTAATGCTGGGGGAGGTGCTGGACTCCCTCTCCTCTAGCGCCCCCACAGACAGGTTGGGCCCCCAAACACACCATCCAGTACTGAAGTCCCCATCATTCCACCCTATTCCCCACCGTGTCTCACCCCTGTATTCCCTTcagcaccccacccccccaccatcatccaccttcccccacccactcaCACAGACTGTGCCCTGGAGGGTGACAGCCCTTTGCTTCTGGAGGGGTCCGAGGGCGGGGAGCGAATGTTTAGATATTCCCGCTCCTTCCGCCTATTGCGCTGCAAGATGGGGGGCAGAGGTCAGTATGGGGAGGTGGGTGCCAAGGGCAGGGAAAGGAActggaatggggggaggagacTGAATCCAAGGGGTTGCAGGGGGAGGCAGGTTTACCCAGGATGGGGCACAAGGGATCAGAGGGCATGGAGGGAGGGGGCTTGGGAGGGGAGGTCTGGTTCACCTGTTCCTCCTGCAACCGCCACTGCTCCCCTTCaatatgcctttgcacagccataTAGACAAACTTATACTGGGCTTCTGTCTGCACCATCCCAGAGCGCTGCTGCCGCACCCTCTGGATGGTCCTGGGGATGTCAATATCACAGTCCAGCCCTGGGGGAACAAGAAGAGACACTAACTTCATGGACAAGGGGCCTAAGGACACAGGGTGCAGCCCGAGATGGGGGGGAGAGGCAGAAGAGACATGCAATTCAAATGGCAGGAACATTGGAGTCATGGGAGTCGGAGGTAGAGGGTCCCCAGGGTCCACCAGGCAGATCCCAACATGGGGTCCTAGCACCCTGCTTTGATGAGAAGATTGAAATCATCCAACAGCCCCTTAGCCCCACCTTGGTCTCTGCATcagccctctctccttctctccaggCACAAATGATAAGCCAGCCAGCCTTCCTACTGTGAACAATCAAATCCTTCTCCCTGTACCCTggatcccatccccatccccctcactttcccagctttcttcccctctctcttcaatctctccctcaaCATTGGTCCCTCTTCATCTCGCCCACAAACACTTTCACATCTCCCCAGCGTCTCTTTAAGCACTCCATGGGCTGACCTGTGGAAAGAAGGATGAGCCTTGTTCTTCTTGGGCGAGACAAGAGGAAGATAATAAGCATtgatatagtacctactgtgtgctaggcactctgctaagttaaaaatatctcatttgatcctcacaacaactctgtgaggtaggtggtattatcactccgattttacaagtgaagaaactgaggcaggcagtagTCAactgtcttgcccagggtcacacagctagtaagttactgaaactggttttgaactcagatctttctgactcctggcccagggctccatccactACATCTCCTACAGTCGCCAAAAGGCCAAAGTTGCCCAAAAAGTGGATTTTGGCCCAGAGTAAGGAAGGACTTGATGACAACTGGAGTTATCCAGAAGTGGACAGGCTTCCCCTGATGAGAGAGTTCTTCAAGTAGAGACTAGATGACCCCCGCCAGAGACAGGGTAAAGGGGCATTGGCACAGGTGAGGTTTTCCcccaggtgacctctgaggtaccttctacAAAAAGTCTTCCCTCGATCTTCCCAAACTATCAGTTCATCtatctagagcaggaagggacttcagaggccatcgagCCCAACCtcattattttacagttggggaaactgaggcaccagaagttaagtgacttatccaaagtcatacagggcACTTACTGTTGCCCTTTGGTGTAACCCCAGCTCTTGGCACACAgaaacgcttaataaatgcttatcgactgacACAGGTAGGAAGggacagaaatgggatttgaacccacatcatGTACACTCCCAGTCTTTTTCTGTGCCATCTACCCCCTCCCCAtacaagaaaactagaaaaagctgtctataaaTGATGCCTCCACTTCTTTACTCCCACTCTCTCTTCAAACCACTCTGGCTTCTGTCCCTGCCACTCCACCATCATTGGATGACCTCCTGTACCAAGTCTTCATCCCCCTGGACCTTCCTGCAGTAATTGACACAATGGATCAGACTTtctcgggcagctaggtggcgccatagtgcagaGGGCACCTGggctggagtcgggaagactcctcttcttccagagttcaaagccaacctcggacacttcctagctgtgtgaccctgggcaagtcacttcaccctgtttgcctcagtttcctcatctgtaaaatgagctggaggaagaaatggcaacccttcagtatctctgccaagaaaaccccaaatggggtcacagagagtcagacatgattaaaaaaacaacttacaACATCACTTTCTTAAAGTTAATCCTCTCCTCCACTGATTTCTCCCTGTGCCCCTCCAATCTCTAAcaattctcctctctccttcactgCCTCATCTTCTCCCAGCCTTGTAACATAATAAGGGCTGTGGGTTCTCTTTACCTTCTTTCCCTCAGCAAACTCATTCGGATCCAAGCTAGCACCTTTCTAGGGAAGACTGGGAATGATGTGTAGATGTCTCTTTAGtcaaacagctaggtggctcagtgggtagaacacAAGTACTTCTTTCAAGGCCTAATATGGTCATGTTACTCCTTAGTCTCAAAAGCACCCATGGTTCCCTATGATCTCCCAACTAAAGTTCAAATTCCTTGagctggcattcaaggccttccacagcCTAAAACCACTCTGTCTAGCTCCAACCAACCCGATTTCTCTCTGTTCCTGAACACACTTGCAGTGTCCCACTTCTGTGCATTACTTCACaaggttccccatgcctggaatattcttcctttCTCGCTCTAACTGAAAATTCCTGCTCATCTTTTAAAGCCTGATTCCAATGCTACCTTCTCCAGGGAGCCCCCCATGATCTCCTTGGCTTGGTAATGGCTTCACTCTTAACATGCTTATTTTGAAGTCTTGTGCATTTATCTGTGTTCACGTCATGTCCCCCACTAAACAGCAGGCCTGGGGAGGGCAGGGATCTTGTTTTATCTAAACTATGTCTCTTTCTCCAAGAGCCCAGCATAGGGTTGGACAAACAGTAGGAGTTTAGTAAATGCTGATGAACTGACATGAAGCTTGGAATCTAAAGGGAACATGGGAGTGCAGGGAGCTGGGGAGCAGCCATACCCTGCCTGCGAATAGTGTCCACCAGGATGTCAATCACTATGATGGTGCCCGTGCGTCCAATGCCAGCACTAGAGACAAAAGAGAGTCACCCCAGAGGGGCTTGCTGGTGGCCTCTCCCCCCCACCATTCCCACCAGTCCCTGTGGCCACCCCTTCCCTGGCAACAGTAATACCTGCAGTGCACAACTATGGGCCCAGAGCCCGGGACACTGCTCTGGGCTTGGTTCACCTGGTCCAGGAAACTGAGAACACCACCAGGCTCTGTGGGGACCCCATGGTCTGGCCAGCTGAAGTACTGGTAATGTGTTACCTTCCTTGGCTGCTCCTCCTGGACCGGGGCAAAGGGAAGGAGAGCGTCCATGAGTCAGGAGTGTCGGATGCTCTCCTTTCCCCACTATTTCATAGAAACTTTGcatttatgtatctatgtatgggCTTTCTAGCCCAAGATCctctttcacagttgaagaaattgatgccaaaagttaactgacttgcccaaggtctttcGTCTTTCTTGGATCTCCAGAGCTTAACATCGTACCTGGCCCCTAGGAAGAAACTCTTAACAAACACTGGTGGATTGATAGAGGCAGTAGGTGTCAGATGCGggatccagatcctctgacctcAGAACTCTttctagaatgtaagctacttgagggcaggaactgttggGATTCTGTCTCtgttcccctccccacaccccctcccatcccccagcacagtgcctggcacatagaaatcaATGTTTGTTAACTCAAACTAAATTGAGAAGCAGGAGTATGGAGAGAGGGATGAGATGCTCCCTACCCCCAATGCATCTTGGGAAGAGGTCCTGCCTCCCCCCAGCTGTCACCCCTCCACTTTTGTTTTCTAGGTAGGCATTGCCACCTCTCTGGCTGACTCCTGGGCCCCTGAGCCCCCTCCCAAAGTATGGCAGGGAAGATCATCTCCATGTCCTCACCTCCTGGTGCCCGATATCCCGTTCACCCTCCCGCCCACACTGCCACCCTGGAGGCTCACCCTGTCTGTGCGCCCCATCTCCAGCTCCCGCACGTAGTAGCCTTGAGCCTCCCTCTCTGTTACGTGACTCACACGCACAAAGCCGTAGTCTTTTGTGCAGTGCTCATCCGGCCAGTAGCGGAAACACTTGTTCTGGTGGGGTTCAGGAGAGACAATGAGGCCTGGCCCTGCTGGGGAACGTGACCTAACCTCCTCCCGAAACCCAGCAAAGCCAGTCCCCTCACCCGTCCTCGCTCCATCTCCTTGGTTGTCATGACAATGACATGTGTGTTCTCTTGGTAGACCATGGCCCAGAAGTCATTGACCGTGGTCTGCAGGCAGCCCTGGGTCGCTATGTACACCTTCGCAGGTTCCTGGGTCTGCCCATCCTCAGGGATGCTCTGAAAGAGAGGACGGGCAGGCTGCTCAGTGGTCATGGTCATGGTCACAATCATGGGCCCTTCTACAGCAGCCCCCTGGGCCTGGGCCTCCTCTGCCTCCTACCCAGCTGGGATGGAGGTGGGAAAAGAGGAGAGCAGAGTCCTAGGAGCAGGAATGACCCAGCAGGAGCCCAAGGAGGCTTTCCTCCAGATCAAAGTGGCCTAATGGAGATGGGGGTAGAAGGGCACAAAAAGTGAATTTAACCTTCAGGACACAATGAAAACATGCAGAGGGGCCAATCAGCCTGCAGATTAGAATAGGGTAACCTAGGCATAGTCCCCTCTGCTTGGGGCTAGACTCTCCATGACGAAGCCCAAAGTCCGGAGGATGGAAGGCACCCAGCTACTGCTGTTTGACCCTTGTTCTAAGACACTACCAGGGAAAGCAGGCCACCACCTGAGCCCCCCACTTCCCCTGGAGCCAGCTCTAAGGGTCACAAAACTTGGAACCAGGAATtgccttggaggccatctagtccaaactcttattttacagaaggggaaactgaggcacagagcaatgaatgtgacttgtccaaggtcacacagcaagtaagttacagagctgggattcagaccCTGGCcatcagactccaaatccagtttccTCCACACCATACCATGCTCTCTACACATGGATTTCTTTGTATAAACAAGGTCACAAGCACATGAGCTGAAGAGTCCCTTAGATTTTCATGCCTAACCCTCCCACACTgtctacccattttacagaagagaaaactgacacCCAGAGAGGTCAAAAGTCACAAAGTGAGTAAGTAGCCAAGtcaggcctctgactccaaagttaaTATTCTTTTCACTAGACACACATGGTCACACCAAGAGCTGTGTACATGGCCCCACctgcatgcaaacacacacacacaccttaatgTAGTTGGCATTAATGTAGTCAGCACCTGGCACACTTCCATCCACGTCTCGAAGGGTAACACGGGTGGTGTCGACTGTAGggtatagagagagaaaagggagagaggaacgGGAAAAGTTGGGAGTTGGGGGGAAGAGGTGCCCAGGATCCCCAGAGCCACAGGCCAGGAAACCGGGACACTGGATGCCAGGACACAGGGTGCCctggtctcccttcctcctcattctcctttgttAGTGTTTGACCTGCCCGAGGGCTGAAGGATGGAGGGAGTTGTGGTAGATAGAGGGGGAATGTGAATGCCTGTGGAATACCTGTGTGTATTCAGACCCGTCTGTGTGCACACGTGGAAGAGTGTGGGGGAGTGTgttgtggggggcaggggagtgatgtggtcagttAGCACAGGGCATGAAGTGTTCAAAGAACTACCcactggagggaggggagggggaaagaaatccAGAGCTAAAAAGGGCAGGCCAGTGggctctctcccacccccagacCCCCACCCTGAGATCCTCACAGGGGAGAATGTTCTTGTAGCggtttttggctttgttttcagGGCGTTGCCCCTCCTTCCGGGGGTACAAAAGTTTACATTCCTGCTGCTGCAGCATCTGGGGAGATAAGACACCCTGGCTCAGCCCCACAACTCAGCCCTGATCCCATCCCCTGCCCCATGGCTCAGCCTTAGCCCCAATCCTACATTTCAACTCCAACCCCAGACTTGACACCAGCCCCTCAGCTCAACCCAAGCCCCATCTCCAGTCTCCCAGCTCAGCCCTGGCCCTAATCCCATATTTCAGCTCTGACCCCAGACCTTTCTCAAGCCCCACAAGCTCCACCTTGGCACTAACCCTAGAATGCAGCCCTAGCCCCATGGCTAATCTTAACCCTACCCTGCCCCCAGTTCCCAAACCTCTTCCTCTCTGTTCTCATACCCCATCTCAGACCAAGATCATCCTTatcacctttttcttcttttcaaggcCTGAGGAGACTCCATTACATAGTCAGGTCATAATGCCAGGCAAGGACAGAGCCAGGATGAGAGCCCAGGAGTCTCAGCTCCCCTGGTGCTGGGTCTGGGGGCTTCAGGGGCCAAGATTAGGGGCAGCAGGCAGACCTTCTGCCCTTACCTCAAACTCCTCCCAGAATCCCTGTTTGGCCTTCTCACTCTGGTCCGCCATCTTGTTGAGCTCTCGGACACGGTTCTCAATGTTGGCAGCATTTATCCTGGTGGCATTGAATGGCTGGCAGGAAGAGCAGGGTCAAGGTCAGCTCTGCCAGCCTTCTGCTTCCCCCAGCCCTAACTCTTCcaatcctctcctccccctctcccctcgcACTGGGTACATGGGGGCTGTTGTAAAGGAacattcagagaaacttggacgTTTTCTGTTTAATTGCAATAGGTCTAGGCTTCCAGTCTCCCTCAGCCCCTCTGGTCTATACCCCAGGTAGCAGCCAaacaaatatttctaaagcacaggtctgaccatttcaccCCACTGCTTGCCTCTGTGATGAAAAGCAACCTGCTCAAGGCTGATGGttaaagccctctacaatctggtCACCTTCCCATGCTCATTTCACATGGctcccttcacacactctaggTTCCAGACAAACAGACCTACTGGCTGTTCTCTTAACTCAGCATGCCACTTCTTAACCTGGATCCTCTTCTCCACCTCTGAGAAGTCTTCTATTCCTTTAgggctcaggtgccacctcctacaggaagccttcctagaTTCCTCCCAGTCCTTAGTAttatctccctcctcaaattacctcaTATTTATCTGTCCACACATTGCAACCCCTCgggagaatgtaagcttcttttctgcctttctaccCCTAGCACCCAGCACAACGCCCAATACATAGTAGCCACAGAGCAAATGCTtgttaaaggaaacaaaattgaTTATGGCTATTCTACCAATCCTGTGGCTTGACCATCCAAGCTTTCCAGGACATTCTGACCCTCtcccaagagtttttttttattagaatgtaagtaccttGACGGCGTGGGGTGATTGTGcctagcatatatatatatatatatatatatatatgtatatatagtaggtgcctaataaatgcttattcattgccATAGCTCCAACTCCTTTGAATCCCAGAAGCTCTGTGTTGGAAGAAACCCGAGAGGGCAA
This Trichosurus vulpecula isolate mTriVul1 chromosome 2, mTriVul1.pri, whole genome shotgun sequence DNA region includes the following protein-coding sequences:
- the LOC118840446 gene encoding tyrosine-protein phosphatase non-receptor type 11-like isoform X1; amino-acid sequence: MTSRRWFHPNISGLEAEKLLLTRGVHGSFLARPSKSNPGDFTLSVRRNEEVTHIKIQNSGDYYDLYGGEKFATLAELVQYYTEQHGLLREKNGDVIELRYPLNCQDPTSERWYHGHLFGKEAEKLLTEKGKPGSFLVRESQSKPGDFVLSVLTQELDKLDGGDRRPRVTHVMIRFQADGKYDVGGGERFDTLTDLVEHYKKNPMVEKSGAVVHLKQPFNATRINAANIENRVRELNKMADQSEKAKQGFWEEFEMLQQQECKLLYPRKEGQRPENKAKNRYKNILPFDTTRVTLRDVDGSVPGADYINANYIKSIPEDGQTQEPAKVYIATQGCLQTTVNDFWAMVYQENTHVIVMTTKEMERGRNKCFRYWPDEHCTKDYGFVRVSHVTEREAQGYYVRELEMGRTDREEQPRKVTHYQYFSWPDHGVPTEPGGVLSFLDQVNQAQSSVPGSGPIVVHCSAGIGRTGTIIVIDILVDTIRRQGLDCDIDIPRTIQRVRQQRSGMVQTEAQYKFVYMAVQRHIEGEQWRLQEEQRNRRKEREYLNIRSPPSDPSRSKGLSPSRAQSVMSEDSTCIYENLNVRAPSVSGLSNVGR
- the LOC118840446 gene encoding tyrosine-protein phosphatase non-receptor type 11-like isoform X4, translating into MTSRRWFHPNISGLEAEKLLLTRGVHGSFLARPSKSNPGDFTLSVRRNEEVTHIKIQNSGDYYDLYGGEKFATLAELVQYYTEQHGLLREKNGDVIELRYPLNCQDPTSERWYHGHLFGKEAEKLLTEKGKPGSFLVRESQSKPGDFVLSVLTQELDKLDGGDRRPRVTHVMIRFQADGKYDVGGGERFDTLTDLVEHYKKNPMVEKSGAVVHLKQPFNATRINAANIENRVRELNKMADQSEKAKQGFWEEFEMLQQQECKLLYPRKEGQRPENKAKNRYKNILPFDTTRVTLRDVDGSVPGADYINANYIKSIPEDGQTQEPAKVYIATQGCLQTTVNDFWAMVYQENTHVIVMTTKEMERGRNKCFRYWPDEHCTKDYGFVRVSHVTEREAQGYYVRELEMGRTDREEQPRKVTHYQYFSWPDHGVPTEPGGVLSFLDQVNQAQSSVPGSGPIVVHCSAGIGRTGTIIVIDILVDTIRRQGQPMECLKRRWGDVKVFVGEMKRDQC
- the LOC118840446 gene encoding tyrosine-protein phosphatase non-receptor type 11-like isoform X2: MVRWFHPNISGLEAEKLLLTRGVHGSFLARPSKSNPGDFTLSVRRNEEVTHIKIQNSGDYYDLYGGEKFATLAELVQYYTEQHGLLREKNGDVIELRYPLNCQDPTSERWYHGHLFGKEAEKLLTEKGKPGSFLVRESQSKPGDFVLSVLTQELDKLDGGDRRPRVTHVMIRFQADGKYDVGGGERFDTLTDLVEHYKKNPMVEKSGAVVHLKQPFNATRINAANIENRVRELNKMADQSEKAKQGFWEEFEMLQQQECKLLYPRKEGQRPENKAKNRYKNILPFDTTRVTLRDVDGSVPGADYINANYIKSIPEDGQTQEPAKVYIATQGCLQTTVNDFWAMVYQENTHVIVMTTKEMERGRNKCFRYWPDEHCTKDYGFVRVSHVTEREAQGYYVRELEMGRTDREEQPRKVTHYQYFSWPDHGVPTEPGGVLSFLDQVNQAQSSVPGSGPIVVHCSAGIGRTGTIIVIDILVDTIRRQGLDCDIDIPRTIQRVRQQRSGMVQTEAQYKFVYMAVQRHIEGEQWRLQEEQRNRRKEREYLNIRSPPSDPSRSKGLSPSRAQSVMSEDSTCIYENLNVRAPSVSGLSNVGR
- the LOC118840446 gene encoding tyrosine-protein phosphatase non-receptor type 11-like isoform X3, which codes for MTSRRWFHPNISGLEAEKLLLTRGVHGSFLARPSKSNPGDFTLSVRRNEEVTHIKIQNSGDYYDLYGGEKFATLAELVQYYTEQHGLLREKNGDVIELRYPLNCQDPTSERWYHGHLFGKEAEKLLTEKGKPGSFLVRESQSKPGDFVLSVLTQELDKLDGGDRRPRVTHVMIRFQADGKYDVGGGERFDTLTDLVEHYKKNPMVEKSGAVVHLKQPFNATRINAANIENRVRELNKMADQSEKAKQGFWEEFEMLQQQECKLLYPRKEGQRPENKAKNRYKNILPFDTTRVTLRDVDGSVPGADYINANYIKSIPEDGQTQEPAKVYIATQGCLQTTVNDFWAMVYQENTHVIVMTTKEMERGRNKCFRYWPDEHCTKDYGFVRVSHVTEREAQGYYVRELEMGRTDREEQPRKVTHYQYFSWPDHGVPTEPGGVLSFLDQVNQAQSSVPGSGPIVVHCSAGIGRTGTIIVIDILVDTIRRQGLDCDIDIPRTIQRVRQQRSGMVQTEAQYKFVYMAVQRHIEGEQWRLQEEQRNRRKEREYLNIRSPPSDPSRSKGLSPSRAQSVAEHVHICPSSPPAEAKSPQQ